The Thermoplasma sp. Kam2015 sequence CGATGTGGACATAGAGGGCATAGCCGAGATGGCTTCAGCCACGGGATCCAGGATCATATTCGATGCCTTCACGCGCTACCCGCGTGCAGCAAAGCTGATGTCCGCGGCTGGCATCAGGCCACTGCCTGCCGACATGGAAAGCATGGTACCAAGGATAAGGGAGATATGCAATCGCCATAAGGTGGAATGCCACAGCGAGGACGAGGACTATTTGAGCGAAAAAGCCAGGATCAACAGGACGCTGTTCTGATCATATGTAGATGATCTTCTCATTGAACCTTTCGAAGAGCACCTCGTCGGCAAACCCGTATCCTGGGACGTAGCCGTGCCTGCGGTACCTCCCAACTTCTTCAAACCCGTTTTTCTCCAATACCTTCCTTGAGGCTATGTTCGGATCGAAGACGCTGCTTATCAGCTTTCGAAGGTGCATGGTATCGAACGCATACTTTATGATCAGGGATACAGCCTTTGTGGCTATACCGCGTCCCCAGTACTTCTGGTCTATGCCGAATGCTATATACGCATGGCTGTTCTTTGCGTCTATGTCGTAGAGACCGATCGTGCCGATGAAATCTGCGGTCTTTCCATACAGTATTGCGTAAATCCTGTTTCTATCCCTGTTTCTGCGCAGCCCCTCGTAGAATTCCTCAACGTCTTCCCGATAGAAGATCTGAGTGGGATCTCGCAGGAACCTTGCGCCCTTTGGATTGTTGAATATCTCATAGATCCTCTGAAGATCGTCCCTCTCAATGAGGCCAATCTTCACGTCCTCGCTCTCAGCTATAAGCGGCCGCATGATTAACCAATGAGAAGATCTATAAAAACGATGTGAAATATTCTTCATGCATGAGATCGGACTCACCCGCATGCATTCTGAGATCAACGTCCAGTCAGGCTTCAATTCTTTCCGATCCTCATTCTCATGATGGCGCCCACATATTCGGTGTACACCTTTCTGCCTTCCTCAGTCAGCGAATATACGGTGACTGGGCCATTCAAGCTGAAGGCGAAGCCGGACTTTATGAGACCTTTCTCCATGAGTTTATTCAGATGGTTCGCAAGACTTCCCTTACCCAGTCCGGTGAGATCAAGCAGATCGGAGAAGCTAAGCCTGTCGTTGAGGTACAGCGATATGATTATCAGCAGGCGCATGGATGATTTCATGGCATCGTCGCTGAGCCTCCTGGCGAGATTCGCTATCTCCTTGTTCAGGTCCGGCCTTGTTCCCTGATCATCCAATTTCCAGCCCCTCCCTGGCGTGATACAGCGCATATATGGAACACCAGAACCATGATGCGATCAGGGCTGTGAGGGAAATCAGTGCAATTATGCCCCTCAGATATGAAGATACGGTGAACATTGTGGACGTCAGAGCTATTGCGAACGCCAACATAGAGAATATAGATACGTAGCCCTCAGAGGGTATCTTCTCAAACGATCTCCTGAGATGTGAATACACGTAATAAGATATGAAGTACAGAAACGGAACGGCTGAATAATAGCTGTATTTCGGCATGATGTGTCCAAGTACAGCAGCCGCGATCAGCGTCAATATGAATATCACCCAGTAATATACAGTATACCTTCTGGACCACGCGTGGTATTTGTCATCCAGAAGGTGACGGAGATCCTCTGTTCTGGCGGCGATCCTGAATACCCTCCTTGAGAGGTAACCGGAGAAAAATACTATGAAAAATATGGAAGAAAGCAGTATTAGATAACCTGCAGGGTTCCTCACAAATGTGAATATTATTATGGAGGAAAGAAGCATGAAGGTGAATCCAGAGGCCCAGATCGCATAATACATTCCCCAGGATCTTCTCAGCATATAAGACTGCCTTCTGACTGCTATCCTCGCTATTTCATCCAGCTTTTCAGAGTATTCGGGTCCGTTCATAGCTGCCTCATTTCCTCTGCACTTCTGGGCCTTATCCTGCGCAGTAAAAAAACATCCGCTATAAAAAGAATCGCCATCCAGCAGACAACGGATGCGTATATCGCAGCGGGCGAGACGGAGGGCGATCCATACGCTACAAGGCTCAGATTTATCGCCCCCGTGAATGAATACGAGAGAAGATACTCGATGCCCAGGAACGGGTATAAGACCGCGACCCACCTGCTTATGCTGATGTACAGCGGCAGATAGGCTGAGATGAAGGCCAGGAATAAGGGGACAAAACTGGTAAATGAAGCGTTTTTCAAACTGAAATGATTGTTTACAACCAGCGCCACCATGACGGAAAAGACGTAAAAGAAGGCGCCGGTCACGATGATCGCTGGTATTATATATGGATTCGGCAGTGTGAGGTGCCCGAATCTCAGCGAAAACAGAAATATGTTGGCCGCGGTCACGGTCGAAAGCGTGGCCATTGAGGTGACCAGATAGCCAGAGAAGAATATAAGTTCGTAACGCACCGGCCTCAATCGTGAAAACCTGAAGAGATATGCCAGAGAGGAGCTTGAGAAAAACGTTATGTATGCTATGCCTGTTCCAGAGGATCCGGCTGAGATGACTGCCTCTATTGAATACCATGCCGAGATATAGTATTTTTCTGATCCGACAGCAACACCCCTGGATGCGACGAATGATCCGATGACTGCCCAGACCAGTACGAATAAGACGCTCCAGAACCATATGGATCTGTTCTTCATGATTCCTATGGTGACCTCTTTAATCATAGATCGCCTCCGATAAGAGATCCATGGAACCTGCAGTGGACAGCTTTACCTTACCGCTTCCGATCTTTACATAGAATGTTCTTTTGCCTAAATCGATCTGAAACAGCACTCTCCCATGAGGATCCGGATCAACGTATAGTTCCTCTATCAGATCGGCGGGAGCGCTGCCGAAGAGCCTTCCATTGAACATGAAGAACAGTCTGAGTGACCGGATCCTTCGAAGCATGCTCATCTCATGCGTTATGATCATGACAGATTCCAGCCGATCGTCTATGATCTCGGCCAGCAGGCCCTTGGATCTCTGATCCAGACTCTCAAACGGCTCATCCAGCAGCGCGATTCTGTATCCAAGGTTTAGGGCCATGATGTTGCAGAATATCTTCCTCTGGCCCTCACTCATTTCCCGGATCTTCCTATCC is a genomic window containing:
- a CDS encoding GNAT family N-acetyltransferase is translated as MRPLIAESEDVKIGLIERDDLQRIYEIFNNPKGARFLRDPTQIFYREDVEEFYEGLRRNRDRNRIYAILYGKTADFIGTIGLYDIDAKNSHAYIAFGIDQKYWGRGIATKAVSLIIKYAFDTMHLRKLISSVFDPNIASRKVLEKNGFEEVGRYRRHGYVPGYGFADEVLFERFNEKIIYI
- a CDS encoding transcriptional regulator encodes the protein MDDQGTRPDLNKEIANLARRLSDDAMKSSMRLLIIISLYLNDRLSFSDLLDLTGLGKGSLANHLNKLMEKGLIKSGFAFSLNGPVTVYSLTEEGRKVYTEYVGAIMRMRIGKN
- a CDS encoding ABC transporter ATP-binding protein, yielding MLSIRDLHVSYGSMKVLDGINMDIIDEKIAIIGPNGSGKTTLLKSIAGLISDFSGDIMYEGRSIKKSDGMPGLGVNLPEVFRILDSDARVLTRIYAQAVSVGWDRIMHDMARFGLEGAMDRKIREMSEGQRKIFCNIMALNLGYRIALLDEPFESLDQRSKGLLAEIIDDRLESVMIITHEMSMLRRIRSLRLFFMFNGRLFGSAPADLIEELYVDPDPHGRVLFQIDLGKRTFYVKIGSGKVKLSTAGSMDLLSEAIYD